From a single Theropithecus gelada isolate Dixy chromosome 10, Tgel_1.0, whole genome shotgun sequence genomic region:
- the MAFB gene encoding transcription factor MafB yields MAAELSMGPELPTSPLAMEYVNDFDLLKFDVKKEPLGRAERPGRPCTRLQPAGSVSSTPLSTPCSSVPSSPSFSPTEQKTHLEDLYWMASNYQQMNPEALNLTPEDAVEALIGSHPVPQPLQSFDSFRGAHHHHHHHHPHPHHAYPGAGVAHDELGPHAHPHHHHHHQASPPPSSAASPAQQLPTSHPGPGPHATASATAAGGNGSVEDRFSDDQLVSMSVRELNRHLRGFTKDEVIRLKQKRRTLKNRGYAQSCRYKRVQQKHHLENEKTQLIQQVEQLKQEVSRLARERDAYKVKCEKLANSGFREAGSTSDSPSSPEFFL; encoded by the coding sequence ATGGCCGCGGAGCTGAGCATGGGGCCAGAGCTGCCCACCAGCCCGCTGGCCATGGAGTATGTCAACGACTTCGACCTGCTCAAGTTCGACGTGAAGAAGGAGCCCCTGGGGCGCGCGGAGCGTCCGGGCAGGCCCTGCACGCGCCTGCAGCCAGCCGGCTCGGTATCCTCCACACCGCTCAGCACTCCGTGTAGCTCCGTGCCCTCGTCGCCCAGCTTCAGCCCGACCGAACAGAAGACACACCTCGAGGATCTGTACTGGATGGCGAGCAACTACCAGCAGATGAACCCCGAGGCGCTCAACCTGACGCCCGAGGACGCGGTGGAAGCGCTCATCGGCTCGCACCCAGTGCCACAGCCGCTGCAAAGCTTCGACAGCTTTCGCGGcgctcaccaccaccaccatcaccaccaccctcaCCCGCACCACGCGTACCCGGGCGCTGGCGTGGCCCACGACGAGCTGGGTCCGCACGCTCACCcgcaccatcaccatcatcaccaagCGTCACCGCCGCCGTCCAGCGCCGCTAGCCCGGCGCAACAGCTGCCCACTAGCCACCCTGGGCCCGGGCCGCACGCGACGGCCTCGGCGACGGCGGCGGGCGGTAACGGCAGCGTGGAGGACCGCTTCTCCGACGATCAGCTCGTGTCCATGTCCGTGCGCGAGCTGAACCGCCACCTGCGGGGCTTCACCAAGGACGAGGTGATCCGCCTGAAGCAGAAGCGGCGGACCCTGAAGAACCGGGGCTACGCCCAGTCTTGCAGGTATAAACGCGTCCAGCAGAAGCACCACCTGGAGAATGAGAAGACGCAGCTCATTCAGCAGGTGGAGCAGCTTAAGCAGGAGGTGTCCCGGCTGGCCCGCGAGAGAGACGCCTACAAGGTCAAGTGCGAGAAACTCGCCAACTCCGGCTTCAGGGAGGCGGGCTCCACCAGCGACAGCCCCTCCTCTCCCGAGTTCTTTCTGTGA